TAGCATGCAGGTTTCTGTATTTCCTTCAATGAACGGCACATTATTTAATTAAGGAGTTTCCATTGTATGTTATTCCTTTTATAGCTTTTTCAGCTTTTTCAGCCGCAGCTTTGGGCAATGGAGAATAATCAAGAGGCTTTGTATAATTCTGCCCTTCATGAGCTATCCACCAGAGAAGCTTTGCCACATCATCCGCTTTTTTTAACTGTCTTGAGCTGTAGTTTTGTTCCCTGTAGACAAGAATCCATGTAAACCCGCTTATAGGATAGCCGTCCTTTGCATCGGTATCTGTTATTGAGACCCGTGTATCGTCAGGGATCGTGACGTTTGCTGCTGCGCTTGTGCTTTCAAGAGAAGGTGTGATGAAAACACCTACCTTGTTTTTTACATTGGCTGCCGGCATTTTGTTCTGACGGGTGTAGATGAGTTCGGCATAACCTAAGCTGCCAGGTATCTGCTTAATAAGTCCAGCAACCCCTTCATTCCCTTTGGCTCCCATCCCAGTAGGCCAGTTTACGGATTTGCCTGCTCCCACTTTATCTTTCCATTCTTTGCTTACTTTGGAGAGATAGTCGGTAAAGATGGCGCTTGTTCCGCTTCCGTCTGAACGGTGGATGACAACTATATTTGTCGGAGGAAGCTTAACGCCGGGATTTATTGCAGCTATTCTGGCGTCGTTCCATTTGCTTAACTTGCCAAGGAAAATATCTGCGATTATATCAGGAGTCATGTTAAGCACCGGGCTTCCGCTGAGGTTATATGTAATAACAACAGCGCCAAGGCATGTGGGGATATGAACTAATTTATCCGGTGCCTGTTTAAGCTCATCATCTGACATAAATGCGTCTGACGCACCGAAGTCAACTGTCCTGCTGAGGATTTGTTTAACCCCGCCTCCGGAACCTATTGACTGGTAATTGATCCTTGTCCCGTACTTTTTGTTATATA
The sequence above is drawn from the Candidatus Schekmanbacteria bacterium genome and encodes:
- the pstS gene encoding phosphate ABC transporter substrate-binding protein PstS, which translates into the protein MKRITTSFIVMLILTVCIFPLQAQADDGTILGAGATFPYPLYSKMFDVYNKKYGTRINYQSIGSGGGVKQILSRTVDFGASDAFMSDDELKQAPDKLVHIPTCLGAVVITYNLSGSPVLNMTPDIIADIFLGKLSKWNDARIAAINPGVKLPPTNIVVIHRSDGSGTSAIFTDYLSKVSKEWKDKVGAGKSVNWPTGMGAKGNEGVAGLIKQIPGSLGYAELIYTRQNKMPAANVKNKVGVFITPSLESTSAAANVTIPDDTRVSITDTDAKDGYPISGFTWILVYREQNYSSRQLKKADDVAKLLWWIAHEGQNYTKPLDYSPLPKAAAEKAEKAIKGITYNGNSLIK